One Actinomycetota bacterium genomic window, GGGGGAGGTCGGGCATCAGCTCCTCGATGAAGCGCGACCTGCGCGCGCGCTTGCCCTCCCGGGTCGCGCACCACGACAGCCGCAGGTGTCGGCGCGCCCGGGTGATCCCGACGTAGAGGAGCCGGCGCTCCTCGTCGACGTCGGCGTCTGCCTTGGCCAGCGCGAACGGCATCTCCCGCTCCTCGAGACGCGGCAGGAAGACCGCTTCCCACTCGAGCCCCTTCGCCCGGTGGTAGGTGGACAGCGTCACCCCGCGGGCGCCCCGGTCGGATGCGAAGCGGGCCCTGACGTCGCGGACGAACTCGGCGACCGGCCGGTCGGGCGCCTCGTCGGACAGGTGGACGAGCCGGGTGAGGTCGGCCTGGCGGGCGATCTCCTCGGCTCCCTCCGGCTCGGTATCCGGCTCCCATCCGACCGCCGTCACCGCCTCCCGGACCGCCGCTGCGGCCGGGGTGGCCGGGTCGAGGCGCCCGAGGCGCGTCAGGACCGTCCGGGGGCCGGGACGCTCGAGGAACGAACCGTCGCGCACCTGGAAGGCGATCCGCGCCTTCGCGAACGCCTCCTCGTACTCCTCCGATCGCGCGTTGATCCGGTACAGGACCGCCATCTGCTCGAGCGGGACCCCCTCGGCGTGCAGGCGCCGCACGTCCGAGACGATCGCCCATGCCTCGGCCCGCTCGTCCGGGTGCTCGCCGATCACCGCGACCGGACCGTCGTCCGCCTGCGAGCGCAGCTCCTTGCGGATCCCACCCATCCGGGGGACGAGCCGGTTCGCCAGCTCGAGGACCTGCGGCGTGGACCTGTAGTTCGTCGTCAGGGCGACCACGGTCGCGTGGGGGTAGCGCTCCTTGAACCCGATCAGCCTCTCGGGCGAGGCTCCCGTGAACCCGTAGATCGACTGATGGTCGTCTCCCACCACGCAGACCTCGTCGCGTCCGCCGAGCCAGGCGTCCAGCAGGGTGGCCTGCAGGAGGTTCACGTCCTGGAACTCGTCCACCGTTATCGCCCGGTAGCGGTCCCGGATGCGCTCGGCGGCATCGGGCCGCTCGTCGAACAGGGCGATCGCCATCTCGAGGAGATCCTCGAAGTCGATCATCCCCGCGCGCCGCTTCGCCGCCTCGTAGTTCACGTAGACGCGGTGCATCAGGTCGCGCGGGATGGGGGGCTCGTGGCCGCCCAGCCCCGTCAGGTAACGCTGGGGCGACAGGCGGCGGTTCTTCGCCCACTCGATCTCGCCCGCGATGTCCTTCGTGGCCCGGAAGCGGTACTGGCCGGGCAGCTTGCGCACGAGCGGTCCGACGAGGCGCGCCTTGGACGGCAGCAGCTTCGGGGCCTCGGTGAAGTGCGCCACCTGGGCGAGGGCCTCCGCGTGGAAGGTCCGCGCCCGGACGGCCGGGACACCCAACCCGGACAGCCTCTCGCGCAGCTCGTTGGCCGCCCGGTCGGTGAAGGTGACCGCGAGCAGCCGGTCGGCCGGGAAGGCGTCCGTGGCGATCTGGTAGGCGATGCGCCTCGTGATCGTCGTGGTCTTGCCGGTGCCGGCTCCCGCCACGATGCAGACCGGACCGCGGACCGCCGTGGCCGCGGCGCGCTGCTGCGCGTTCAGGCCCTCCAGGATGCGCTCGGACATACCCCAAAGGATGGCGGCGGGGGCCGACACGGACCGGAGACCGCCGCGTCCCGGCAGGCGCTCGCGCAGGACCCCGCACGCCCGATAACGTCGGATGCGGTGGACGGGTCACTG contains:
- a CDS encoding UvrD-helicase domain-containing protein: MSERILEGLNAQQRAAATAVRGPVCIVAGAGTGKTTTITRRIAYQIATDAFPADRLLAVTFTDRAANELRERLSGLGVPAVRARTFHAEALAQVAHFTEAPKLLPSKARLVGPLVRKLPGQYRFRATKDIAGEIEWAKNRRLSPQRYLTGLGGHEPPIPRDLMHRVYVNYEAAKRRAGMIDFEDLLEMAIALFDERPDAAERIRDRYRAITVDEFQDVNLLQATLLDAWLGGRDEVCVVGDDHQSIYGFTGASPERLIGFKERYPHATVVALTTNYRSTPQVLELANRLVPRMGGIRKELRSQADDGPVAVIGEHPDERAEAWAIVSDVRRLHAEGVPLEQMAVLYRINARSEEYEEAFAKARIAFQVRDGSFLERPGPRTVLTRLGRLDPATPAAAAVREAVTAVGWEPDTEPEGAEEIARQADLTRLVHLSDEAPDRPVAEFVRDVRARFASDRGARGVTLSTYHRAKGLEWEAVFLPRLEEREMPFALAKADADVDEERRLLYVGITRARRHLRLSWCATREGKRARRSRFIEELMPDLPRGAQVKPRLDSHVSDPDLFSRLRAWRKEVAEQEGVPAYVIFHDATLRAICDVQPGTLGELGRISGIGPTKLSRWGSQVLEVVGG